The window TCGTAATCCTCGCCCGGGCGCTGCTCGCCGTAAGGGCCGTCGGTGCCGTAGAGGCATTTTTCCGCTCCCAGGAAATCCACCGCCTTCCTCACGAGGTTGCGGTCCAGGTACGGGCTGGAAAGGTCGACGAAGAGGCCCTCCCTGTCCCTGATATAGGCCCACAGTTCCCTGTAATAGGGAATCCCGGCGTGGGCATAGACGATCCTCACGCCCCGGTATCTCTCCGGAAGCCTTCGGTAATCGCCGCTGCCCTTTCTCGAACCTAGGTGCACGAGCAGCGGACGCCCGTTGTCGCGGCACCATTCAGCCACCGGGTCCAGCTTCTCCACCGCGTAGCGGTGCCAGAAGGGATGGGCCTTGACCCCAACCATCCCCGGCCGCTCCATCCACCTCTCGATCTCCCGCACCGGGTCCCCGTCCGCTGCCGGGTTTACGAAGACCCAGCCGTAGAACCTGTCGGGGTATTTCTCAACCACCGCGGCCACCTCGGCGTTGTCCGGCCTTTCGATGATGCGGTACTTGTCCCAGAGGATATGAAAGTACCCCTTGCTGTCGATGAGAAAGGCGTGGTACATGAAGCGCCCCAGCGGGTTCAGATAGAGAAGGTTGTACCTGAGGAACGCGTTGCTCAGGCGTTTCACCCTGTTGCGCAGGGTGAAGGGCTCGACCATGGTAGCGATGAGGGCCGTCCTGTCGATGCCATGCCTGTCCATGGCGGCGAGCATCCTCTCCGCGGGAAACATCTCGGCGTCGTAATGCATGTGGCAATCGATGATCATCGCGCACCCCTTTCCGGATACCTCTCGGCCGTGCCGTCTCCTCCACATAGAATTATATCCCCACGAAATGAAATTATCCCCACGGCAAGAAGCGGGGTCAGCCCGCTTTCATGCCTGCCCCGACGCCCCGGCCCCCTCACTTGGAAGCGGCTTCTATGCGTATCACGGCCAGACGCCGCGTGTCGCCGGTGACCTTGAAGCGGTCGTCGATGCGATGGCCGATCACCCAGGCGATGCCGCGTCCGCATTCCAGCACCCGCACGCGGCCCCTCGCGCCGCGCGGCACCTTGCAGTCCACCAGGAAATCCTGCAGCTTGCGCATGCCCGGGGCCCCCAGGGGATGAAAGCGGTCCCCCGGCCTCACGCATCTCACCTTGAGGGGGAAGGAAAGGAGGTCGGCGTCCAGGACTGCGGTCAGGCGTTCCTCTCTCCCGGGCAGGCGGGGCGGGCCGCTGCGCGGCCTTACGGTAAGGTGCAGTTCCGCGCCCTCTTCCGGCAAGGGATAACGCCCCTCGCCCGTGACGAGCAACTCGCCCGGCGCCGTTCCTCCCGTCGCCGGCTCCGTGACTTCCCGATCGGCCAGCACCAGGCGTCCGTACTCGCGCCGCAACACCTTGTCGCCTCCCACGTCAAGGGAGGCGCAGCCGCCGGCCGCCCCCGCAAGCTCCGTGATATTTTCCATAATATGGCAATCAGGCTCCACGCCGGCGCGCCGCAGCAATCGGGCCAGGACCTGTCTCCGTACGGCGGGGTGAAGGGAGAGCAGGGGCTCGAGCGCGACCTCCACGCCCTGCCTGCTCTCCACGAGCAGCTCTCCCTCCGCCTCCACCGCGAGGCCTTCGAGGAGCTCGCCCACCTCGCGCAGCGCCTCGGCCTCGCGCAGGAGCACCCGCCTCACCGCCGGGTATCTCTCCTCCAGGAACGGCAGGAGCACATGCCTCACGTAGTTGCGGGGTACGGCAAGATCGCGGTTGGTGGGATCCTGCAACGGCGTGAAGGGCAGGAAGGGAACGTAAGCCTCGATCTCCCGCCTCCAGACCTCGATCAGTGGCCGGATATAGCGGTCCCGCCGCGGAGGTATGCCGCCCAGCCCCCCGGGGCCCGCGCCCGCGAAAAGGCGCAGGAGCACGGTCTCCACGCGGTCGTCCGCGGTATGGCCGGTGGCCAGGCCCTGCGCTCCCGTGCGCTCCATCTCCCTTGCGAAGGCGCGGTAACGCGCCTCGCGCGCGGCTTCCTCGGGGCTCATGCCACTCTCCCGCGCCGGCACGTCCACCTTCTCCGCGTGGAATGGGAGCCGGTAACGCGCGGCCACCTCCTCCACGAAAGCGGCCTCCTCACCGGACCGCGGGCGCAGGCCGTGGTCAACGTGCAGAACGGTGAGGGTCACACCCTCCAGCGGGGCGAGCTCGTTCAGCACGTCGAGGAGCACCAGGGAGTCGGCCCCACCGGACACGGCCACCACCACCCGGTCGCCTGGCCGCAACATGGACCAGCGGCGCAGCGTCATGCTCACCCTGTGTATGACGGCGAAACGCTCTTTCTCCCAGCGCAAGGTCCGCCTCCCATCCCCCGTTCCGCTCGGCCGGCCCCGCAGGGCAACCCGCGGGGGCAAACCGCCTCGCGTGAAGAACGGGGCGCCCCGCAGGCCGGTCCCGCGACGCGGGCCCCCGGCGACAGCGGTGAGCCGCCCTCCGTTCCCTCACGTACTCCGTTCATTTATGTAGCCCGCCCCCTTACGTGGACTGTCCCCTTACGCCCCCTTGCGTAGACTGTCTCCTTATCGCTCAGTCAAGGTGTTCTCTTGTCAACAATTATTATCCCATTATCCCATTACCTCACCATGCGTTCGTGATCTTCCGATCATCCTCATCAGAACGTCATCAGAACGCGACGCAGTCCGCGTACCAGGGGCCGCACGCCCGATACCCGGCGCCACGAAGGGGTTTTCTCGAAACGGTGACGGGGAGGCGACCGCCGTCGGTTACCGCGGCCGGCTCAGTTCCCGCTCCCCATCATGAGAACGGCGGAACCGGCACGCCCGGCAACGCGAAGGGGCATCCCGGGAGAGGCCGCCATGAATGCGGCGAGGAAGCCCTCCGCCTCCTCGCGCGGCAGCAGGCGGGGCCTGCCGTCCTCGACCAGCAGGGGTTGGATCTCCACGCCCGCCAGCTCCCCTCCCGAGAAACGACAACCCAGCAGTATCCCCCTTTTCCCCTCCTCGCTCCGGGGCGAGAACACCAGGTTTCCCAGGGAATAGAAGACGGGGGTTCCCTCGACCATCTCCGCTCCCTGCACCAGGTGGGGGTGGCATCCCACCACCAGGTCGGCGCCCGCTCCCGCGCACAGCTCCGCCAGTTCCCTCTGTCGAGGACTCACCTCCGCGCAACCCACCTCGCCCCAGTGGAGGAAGACCACGACGTAGGGGTTCTCCGCGACCGCCCTCGCGACCGCCTCACTTACGCGGGCGGGATCCGCGCAGGCTATCCCCGGCGTGGATTCACCCGCGCCGTAGGAAGCCGGCGCCACGTCGCAGAAGGCAAGGAGGGCGAGGCGCGTGCCGTCCTTTCCCTTCAGCACCAGGGGCTGCTCGGCCGCCTGCAACGATGGCCCCGCTCCCACCGAGGAGACCCCCACCCCGTGCAGTATGTTCAAGGTCTGCTCGAGCCCGGGGGAACCGTAGTCCATGACATGGTCGTTGGCCAGGCACACCGCGTCCACCCCGGCTTCCGCCATGGGGGGCGCGCAGGCGGCATCGCCGCGCATGAAGCTCGCGTCCTGGTCGGGGTTGGCCTGTCCCGGGCGGCACAGCGGCCCTTCCAGGTTGACCACCGTGAAATCGTAGTCCCGCAGCAGTGACGATATCCCCTCCCACGGGTAGGCTTCCCGCCCTCCCGCCACGAGGTCCTCCACCCCCAGGCAGAAAGCAACATCACCCCCCAGCGCCAGGGTGATACTTCCCGGGGCCGCCGTATCCTCCCCGGTCCCGTCCGGCTCCTGCGGCAGCGCCACCTGTCCCCGGGTCACGGTCTCCCCTCCCCCCTCCTTCCGGGAGGTGGCCATGAAAACGAGGAAAACGAGGAGGAACAGGCACAAACAGGAAGTGGCGAGAAAGACCGCCTGCCTGCGGGCTATGCGCCTCTGCAACCGGCTCCTGGCCGTCCTCCTCCCCGCCGTCAACCCTCGCTCCCTTCTCCCGCCGGCCCGCCCGGCCCTTTCCCCACTACGCCAGTCCGCTTACGGGACCGCGAAAGGCCGCCTTCCCCATCAATGATAACGCAAAACCGCCTCCTTTTTCCCGTGGGAGCCTCCCCTGGGATGCTTCCCCGGCGGGGCTTCCCCGCCATGGATTCCCCCTGGATGCGGCCCGCGGAAGATCCCCCACGGGGGCGGCCCCGCCCGCGTGCTACTGACTTCACTGCCGGCGGGCGCCCCGCCGCACCGACCTCCCCGCGCCACGGCCGGGCCTTTCCATTCCCAGCATGGAGTAGATCCCGTCCACGTCCAGCGCCGCGCGCACCTCGTCGGCCAGGAGGTCGAGCTGTCCTTCCCGCTGCCGCGACCAGTCCTCCCCCACGCCCACGGGCTCCATCCCCCTCCTCCCGCGCAGGAAGTCGAGGAAGGCCTCTCTCAGGAAGCGGTTCTCGAAGAGCCCGTGCAGGTAGCAGCCGAAAACCGGGAGTTCCCCGTGCACCGCCCCATCCTCCACCCGTGCCGCCGAGCCGCCGCGCTCCACGATGAGGAGGGGCGCCTCGCCTTCCACGCGTGTACGCCCCATGTGGATCTCGTACCCGTAAAGCGGCGGCCGCGAGGGGCCCAATCCCAGCCATGGCACCTCCTTCCTCGCCACCGCCTTCACGAGGTGCGTGCTCTTGCGGCGCGCCATCACCGTATCCACGGGCAGCAGGCCCAGTCCCTCCCTGCGCGCGGCATTTCCTTCCACTCCACCGGGATCGCTGATGCTTCTCCCCAGCATCTGGTAACCACCGCAGATGCCCACCACGGGGACCCTCCAGGAGGCCAGGCGCACCGTCGCCGCGGCCAGGCCGCTCTCCTCGAGGAAGGAGAGGTCGCTCGCGGTGTCCTTGCTGCCCGGGATGACGACGGCATCGGGGACTCCCAGGTCGGAAGCGCGCGCCACGTAGCGCACCCTGACGCCGGTTTCCGCCTCCAGCGGCTGGAAATCCGTGGTATTAGAAATATACGGCAACCTCAGCACGGCGATATCCAGGCAGCCGGGTCCCTCCTCCCGGCCCGCTCCGCGGCGACGCGCGGCCTCCACTGCGACGGAGTCCTCCTCTTCGAGGGCGAGGTCCTCGAGGTAGGGTATGACCCCGAGCACGGCCTTGCCGGTCCTTTCCTCCAGCCAGCGCAGGCCGTCTCCCAGGAATTCCCTCTCGCCGCGGAACTTGTTTATCACCAGCCCGCGCACCAGTTCCCTCTCCCACGGCTCCAGGAGCTCCAGGGTCCCCACCAGGGAGGCGAACACCCCGCCGCGATCGATATCCCCCACCAGTATCACCGGCGCGTCGGCCTCCCTGGCCATGTGCATGTTGGCGATATCCCCCTCTTTCAGGTTCACCTCGGCCGGGCTGCCCGCCCCCTCCATGACCACGATGTCATGCGTTGCGCGCAGCCTCCCGAGCGCCGCGAGGACGCGGGGGAGGAGATCCCGCACCCGCTCACGGTAAGCCATCGCGTCGAGGTGACCCACGGCCCTGCCCTCGAGGACCACCTGTACCCGCCCCCCGGAGGCGGGCTTGAGCAGGAGGGGGTTCATGTCGGTATGGGGGCGCACGCCGGCCGCCTGCGCCTGCAGCACCTGGGCCCTCCCCATCTCCCCTCCCTCATCCGTGACGTACGAATTGAGGGACATGTTCTGGGACTTGAAGGGCGCCACCCGCCACCCGTCCCGGGCGAAGATGCGGCACAGTGCCGCCACCAGCACGCTCTTTCCCACGTGGGAGGAGGTCCCCTGGACCATCAGGCAACGCGCCGCAAGACGTTTCCCGTCCAACCTTTCCCCTTGGCCATTACCGGCTCTTACCATGTACTACCCGCCATTATCCGGCGCCGTCGGCAGCTGCCGTCATCCTTCGCGGCGAAAGCGGCGCCGCCGGCTTCCCCGCCTCGAAAAACGCCCTTCGGGTAAACGCCCTTCGTCGTCCTGGCTTCCGCTCATACGACGTCCGAACGGTCGCACCCGGCTATTCCCCTTCCCCGCCGTCCTTTTCGCCATCGCTCGCTCCCCTTCCCGCGCCGGCTCCCCCGATGGGGTCACTTTCCACGCGCATGAGCGCCTCGGCGAGCGCGCCCCTGTCCCGCAACTCCACAGCGCCTTCCTCCACCAGGCGCCGGTACGCCCGCGAGGCCGCGCCTCCCGTGTGGTCCCGCTCCGCGATGGGCGTGGGGGAGTAGAGGAAGACCTTCTTCCCCCAGAGCAGCGCCTGCAGGGCGGCCTCCAGGTTGACCAGGTTGCCGGGCCCCACGTGCAGGTCGGTGACCACCACCGCGTCCGCCTCCCGCATCGCCTCCAGGTTCGCCGCATGCGCCTCCTGGGAAATGCGGGAGAAGGGCGCCTCGGTGACCAGGCGCAAGCCCAGGGCCCTCCCCACCTCCTCGTCCCCGTCCCCCAGGTTGAGGACCCCGGCGGAGACGTAGCATCCCGCCTCCAGCAGCTCCCGCATGAGGGAGGCGCCGCTCGCACCCCCGCAGACCAGGTGCACGCGCGGGCCGGTGAAGCGGGCGCCCTCGGAGACGGGCAGGAAGATGACGTGGGGCTTCTCGGTGACCGCGTGCCGGGTGACGATGGCCTCCACCCCGAAGACCTCCCTGAGGTTGGCGGGGGTGAGCACCTCGGCCGGCGTTCCGCGCGCGAACTCCCTGCCGCGGCGCAGGATGATCAATTCCCGGCAGTACTGCGAGGCCAGGTTGACGTCGTGCATGACCATGATCACGGCCAGGCCCTCCTCGCACATGGCGGCGAGCAAAGCGAGTAGGGAGAGCTGGTGGTTGATGTCCAGGTGCTGGGTGGGCTCGTCCAGGAGCAACAAGCCGGTCTCCTGGGCCAGGGCCTGGGCGATGACCACACGCTGGCGTTCCCCTCCCGAGAGCTCGGTCACGGGGCGGTCCGCGAGGTGCCAGACGTTGGCCCTCTCCATGGCCAGCCTGGCCGCCTCAAGGTCGCGGGGCCCGACGCCCTGCAGGCGCCCCAGGTGGGGATTCCGCCCCATGAGCACCACCTCCAGGGCGGTGAAGGCGAAGGAGACGTTCGCTTCCTGGGGGACCATGGCCAGGTCCCTGGCCACGCTCTTCGCCGGCAGGGAATAGATGTCCTCTCCCCCCAGGAGCACCATCCCCTCCCTCGGCCGCAGGGCGCGGGAAAGCGCCCTGAGGAAGCTGGTCTTCCCCGAGCCGTTGGGCCCCAGGATGCCGATGAAATCCCCGGACCGCACCGTCAGGTCGAGGCCGTCCACCACGTCCTCTCCGCCGTAGGCGGCGTGCACCTCCCGCGCTTCCAGGGTCTTCCATGCGCGCAAAAGAGGACCTCCTCGCTATCTCCTTGCCCGCGCCAGGCCCGCTCGGCCCTCCGCGGTCCCCGCGCTCCGGCGGCCAAAGCGTCTCCCGCGAAACCCGCCGGATGATCCTCCTCCCGGGCCCCCTTCTTGCTTCTTCCCGTCACCTTCGCGATGCATCCTCTTCCCGACTCCTTCCAACGTCTTCCTTTTCCCGCCTCGTCCCCATTCACCGTCTCAGCCGGGCGGCCCCTGATGGTTCCCGCCTTGAGACGCCTTTTCCCCGCCCCGCGCACGCGGTCTTTTCCCCGCCCCGCGCACGCGCAGCATCCTTAACTCCTTCATTCCATCATAAGACCGCGCGCCTCCTCCGCTTGAGCAGGTAGATGAAGAACGGGGCCCCGAAAAACGCGGTCACGATGCCCACCGGGAGCTCGTTGGGGGCGATGACCGTGCGCGCCAGGGTGTCCGCGAGCACCAGGAACAGCCCTCCCCCCAGGAGGGACCCGGGCACCAGGTACCGGTGGTCGGGCCCGGTGAGAAGGCGCACGATGTGCGGGGTCATGAGTCCCACGAAGCCGATGATCCCGGAGACGGAGACCGCCGCCCCCACCACCAGCGAGGCCACGCCTATCATCAGCCACTTGAACCGCTCCACCTCCAGCCCCAACTGGGCGGCGCGCTCCTCACCCAGCAGTAACAGGTTGAGGTCCTTGCCGTAGAGGATGCTCACAGCCGACCCCACCAGCACGAAGGGCAGGACGGCGACGACCATGTCCCAGTTGCCTGTCCCCAGCCCCCCCATGAGCCAGAAGAAGATGTTGTGCATGCGGTCCTCGCTCACCACCATGAGCAGGGAGACGATGGAGGCCAGGAAGGAGGAGAGCGCGATACCCACCAGGAGCAGGGAGGAGATGGAGACCCTGCCCCCGGAACGGGCGATGAGGTACACCACGATCACCGCTCCCAGCGACCCGGCGAAGGCGAAGAGGGGTACGGCGCTCAGCCCTCCCCATCCCGCCTTTATCCCGAAGAAGAAGGCGATGGTGGCGCCCAGCGCCGCCCCCTGGGAGGAGCCGATGATGCTCGGGTCGGCCATGGGGTTACGGAAGAGCCCCTGGAAGATGGCCCCGGCCACCGCCAGCCCCATGCCCACCAGGAGGGCGAGCACGACGCGGGGTAGGCGCACGGAGATGATGATGGTCTCCTCCGTGGGCGTCCAGGTTACGCCCACCAGGCGGCCCAGTAGCGGCAGGCGCTTGAGGATGATCCTGGCCGTGGTGAGCAGGGGTACGCTCACCGCCCCGAGGGCCACGGCGACCACCACCACCAGGAGAAGGACCAGCCCCAGGGCGACGAGCACCGCGGCGCGCCGCCGCTGCAGCGCCGCCAGCCGTTGGGAGACCGTGAGGGTTCCTTCCATTATTTTCCTGTTCACTCCAAAATCGCCATACCTTGAAGGGCTTTCCCGGCGACCCGACACGTTCCTGCCGCCCGCGCCCTCTCCACCCTGCCGCCCGCGCCCGTTCCCGCGAGGCCCGCAGATCGGCGCATGGCGCCAACGCAGCATCGCCTCCTTCCCGAGCGCGCGCCGAGGGCCTGCCTTTCCTCCACCGGCCATGCGGTCCGGCGGCGGAGCCCTCCGCCGCCGGAACCATGATAACGCCGATCACCGGGAAAGGTCAGGGATAAATGGCGCGGTGGATCGCCTCCAGGCCCTCGATGAGCCGTGGGCCGGTGCGGTAGACGAGGTCCTCGTCGATGACGTGGACCCTCTTCTCGCGCACCGCGTCCATGCGGTCCCACCCGGGGCGTTTGGTGATGTCGCCCGGCTCGAACATGGAGCCGCTTCCCACCAGGTAGACCTGGGGGTTCTCCGCCATGAGCCGCTCCACGCTGAACTCGTAGTAGTCGCTGTCCTCCACGTCCCCCAGGTTCTCGCCGCCCGCCAGGGACACGAGGTCGGAGATGATGCTGCTCCTCCCCGCCGTCCACACGTTGTTCTCATAGTATATCTCGTAGAAGACGCGCGGCCGCTTCTCGCCCGCCGCCTCCTTCTCGCGCACGCGGGCGGCGACGGCCTCCGCGCGGCGCTCCATGTCCTCCGCTATGCGCTCCGCCTCCCCGCTCGCGCCTGTTATCTGCCCGATGAGGCGGATGTCATCCACCGTCTGCGCGAATGTCCCGGGGTTGACGGCGAACACGGTGAGGCCCAGTTCCTCCATGCGCCCCAGCACCTCCGCCTGCACCCCCCCGGTGGCCAGCACCAGGTCGGGGTCGAGCGCCAGGATGGCCTCCAGGTTGGGGGTGGTGAAGGTGCCGATCTTGGGCTTCGCCTTGGCCTCCTCGGGGTAGTCGCAGTATTCCGTGACCCCCGCCACCCTGTCCCCCAGCCCCAGGGCGAAGAGGATCTCGGTGCAGGAGGGGGCGATGGAGACGATGCTCTGCGGCACCGCGGCGATCTCCACCTCCCGGCCCAGGTCGTCGACGAAGACCGTGGGGCGCGCTTCCCCGGCTTTCTCTCCCGTTCCGCCGCACCCGGCCGCCAGGGCCAGGGACAGCAGCAGGGCGACCAGGACGGCCGCCGTTCCCGTTCCGACACTTCTGCGTCTCAAGTGCTATCCCTCCTTCTCTCCTTTTCCCTTGGTTCCTTCCTTTTTGTCTCCCCGTTCCTCGTTTTTTTACTTCCTTTTCCGCCTGCTCCCGCCTTTGCCGGCCTTTCCGGGGCAAGGCCGCGCTTCCGCGCCTGTCCCGGGGCGAACGGTCAGGGGGACGTCTCCCGCAGGGCATCCAGCAACCTGCGGTTATCGCCCGGGCGGCGCACCGCCACGCGGAGGAAGCTCCCGTCGAGTCCCGCGAAATCGCCGCAGGGGCGTACCAGTATCCCCCTCCTTCCCAGCCTTTCCACCAGCTCGCCTGCCGCCGCCGCACCCGCCCTCGCGCGCAGCAGCAGGTAGTTGGCATGGGATGGAAACACCTGGAAAATACCGGTCTTTTCCAGCTTCACCGAGAGCTCGTCTCTCCACCTCCGCACCGCCTCGCGCGTGCGGCGCAAGTACCCCGCATCAGCGAGGCAGGCGCGCGCCGCCGCCGCGGCCACCGCGTTCACCCTCCAGGGGATGCCGCTCTCCTCCAGGCCCGCGACCAGCCCACGCGGTCCCGCCAGCCATCCCGGTCCCCGCAGGCCGGCGAGGGCGTAGAGCTTGGTGAAGGTGGAAAACACCGCCAGCCCCTCCCCGCCGGCCATCTCGAGAAGGCTGCACTCCGCCGCCTCCTCCTGCGCGCAGAAACCCATGAAGCTCTCGTCAACCGCCAGGAAGACACCCATGCGTCGGCATGCCTCGAGCAGGGGAAGGAGCTCGTCCCTCCGGTAAAGGGCGCCCGTGGGGCTGGCGGGGTTGCAGAAAAAGACCGCATCCGCCCGCGCCGCCTCGCGCGCCAGCTCCTCCGCGCGCAGACGGAAACCGTCCGCGGGGGAAAGGAGGTGATGCGCCACCCTCGCCCCCGCCAGCTCCGCCGCCCGCGCGTACTCCGTGAAAGCCGGCGCCACCACCAGCACCCGGCGCGGCGCAAGCGCCCGCGCCAGGTTGTGGATGAGCTCCGTGGAGCCGTTTCCCAGCGTGAGGAGGGAAGGGTCCTTCCCCAGGAAGCCCGCGAGCTCCGCCCTGAGAGACTCCGCCTGCGGCTCGGGGTAGGCGGGCAGCCCGCGCAGGGCCCGCCGCGCCGCCTCCAGCGCGCCGCGAGGGGTACCCAGCGGGTTCACGTTGGCGCTGAAATCCAGGAATTCCTCGGGGCGCAGGCCGTAACGGTCCGCCGCCCAGCGCAGGTCCCCCCCGTGCGCGGGATATTTCATCTTCCGCTCCCTCCTCGTCCCCCGTCTCGGGATGGCCCACGGGATGGCGCCCTGCGAGGCGCCTCCTCCCTCCGGTGGCGATGCGGTGACTTTTCCTCCCCCGTTCGCTGCCCCGGAAAAGCGCTGTGCGTGTACTCTTCCTTTCCCCGACAGTGATGCATCACCCTCTCCCTCCCCGTTCCGAAACCGTCGCGAGGAGAAGGGCCAGGAGAAGACCCAGGTGCGAGGCTGCGTTGAGCAGCCTCACCGCCTCCCGCACGTGGCGCGGCGTAAGCCCGCGCGTCCCCTCCCCTATCTCGGGCAGCACGCGGACCTTCCCCCGGTAGGTGTCCCGCCCCCCCAGGCCGACCCCGAGCGCCCCCGCGAAGGCGGCCTCGGGGTGGGCGCTGTTCGGGCTCTCGTGGCACAGGCGGTACCTCCATCCCGTCCTCCACGCCTCGCGGCCGTCCAGGCCGCAGAGGAAGGCGGCCGCGGAGACAAGCGGGATGGACATCCGGGCAGCGGGGAAGACGAAAAGGTCGTCCAGGCGCGCGCTGCACCATCCGGGCACGAGATGCCTCTCGTCGCGGTGGCCGAGCATGGAATCCAGGGTGGACGCCGCCTTGAAGGCCGTGGCCGCCGGCGCGCCGCCCAGGGCCATCCAGAGGAGGGGCGCAAGCACGCCGTCCACGTAGTTCTCCGCCACCGACTCCACCGCCGCCCGGCAGACGCCATGCCCGTCCAGGACCTCCGTGTCGCGGCCCACCAGGTCCCC of the Actinomycetota bacterium genome contains:
- a CDS encoding cobyric acid synthase yields the protein MVRAGNGQGERLDGKRLAARCLMVQGTSSHVGKSVLVAALCRIFARDGWRVAPFKSQNMSLNSYVTDEGGEMGRAQVLQAQAAGVRPHTDMNPLLLKPASGGRVQVVLEGRAVGHLDAMAYRERVRDLLPRVLAALGRLRATHDIVVMEGAGSPAEVNLKEGDIANMHMAREADAPVILVGDIDRGGVFASLVGTLELLEPWERELVRGLVINKFRGEREFLGDGLRWLEERTGKAVLGVIPYLEDLALEEEDSVAVEAARRRGAGREEGPGCLDIAVLRLPYISNTTDFQPLEAETGVRVRYVARASDLGVPDAVVIPGSKDTASDLSFLEESGLAAATVRLASWRVPVVGICGGYQMLGRSISDPGGVEGNAARREGLGLLPVDTVMARRKSTHLVKAVARKEVPWLGLGPSRPPLYGYEIHMGRTRVEGEAPLLIVERGGSAARVEDGAVHGELPVFGCYLHGLFENRFLREAFLDFLRGRRGMEPVGVGEDWSRQREGQLDLLADEVRAALDVDGIYSMLGMERPGRGAGRSVRRGARRQ
- the cobD gene encoding cobalamin biosynthesis protein CobD — its product is MRPARPLKIAAAYLLDALWGDPRGYPHPVRAMGACIGFLDRAMIPADRAGERARRAGCALTGMVVAGSWLCARALLSLPGGTWLETLVLYTCLARKDLEGSALRVAEALEAGDLPRARRLLGDLVGRDTEVLDGHGVCRAAVESVAENYVDGVLAPLLWMALGGAPAATAFKAASTLDSMLGHRDERHLVPGWCSARLDDLFVFPAARMSIPLVSAAAFLCGLDGREAWRTGWRYRLCHESPNSAHPEAAFAGALGVGLGGRDTYRGKVRVLPEIGEGTRGLTPRHVREAVRLLNAASHLGLLLALLLATVSERGGRG
- a CDS encoding CapA family protein translates to MTAGRRTARSRLQRRIARRQAVFLATSCLCLFLLVFLVFMATSRKEGGGETVTRGQVALPQEPDGTGEDTAAPGSITLALGGDVAFCLGVEDLVAGGREAYPWEGISSLLRDYDFTVVNLEGPLCRPGQANPDQDASFMRGDAACAPPMAEAGVDAVCLANDHVMDYGSPGLEQTLNILHGVGVSSVGAGPSLQAAEQPLVLKGKDGTRLALLAFCDVAPASYGAGESTPGIACADPARVSEAVARAVAENPYVVVFLHWGEVGCAEVSPRQRELAELCAGAGADLVVGCHPHLVQGAEMVEGTPVFYSLGNLVFSPRSEEGKRGILLGCRFSGGELAGVEIQPLLVEDGRPRLLPREEAEGFLAAFMAASPGMPLRVAGRAGSAVLMMGSGN
- a CDS encoding iron ABC transporter permease, which translates into the protein MEGTLTVSQRLAALQRRRAAVLVALGLVLLLVVVVAVALGAVSVPLLTTARIILKRLPLLGRLVGVTWTPTEETIIISVRLPRVVLALLVGMGLAVAGAIFQGLFRNPMADPSIIGSSQGAALGATIAFFFGIKAGWGGLSAVPLFAFAGSLGAVIVVYLIARSGGRVSISSLLLVGIALSSFLASIVSLLMVVSEDRMHNIFFWLMGGLGTGNWDMVVAVLPFVLVGSAVSILYGKDLNLLLLGEERAAQLGLEVERFKWLMIGVASLVVGAAVSVSGIIGFVGLMTPHIVRLLTGPDHRYLVPGSLLGGGLFLVLADTLARTVIAPNELPVGIVTAFFGAPFFIYLLKRRRRAVL
- a CDS encoding cobalamin-binding protein, producing MRRRSVGTGTAAVLVALLLSLALAAGCGGTGEKAGEARPTVFVDDLGREVEIAAVPQSIVSIAPSCTEILFALGLGDRVAGVTEYCDYPEEAKAKPKIGTFTTPNLEAILALDPDLVLATGGVQAEVLGRMEELGLTVFAVNPGTFAQTVDDIRLIGQITGASGEAERIAEDMERRAEAVAARVREKEAAGEKRPRVFYEIYYENNVWTAGRSSIISDLVSLAGGENLGDVEDSDYYEFSVERLMAENPQVYLVGSGSMFEPGDITKRPGWDRMDAVREKRVHVIDEDLVYRTGPRLIEGLEAIHRAIYP
- a CDS encoding ABC transporter ATP-binding protein, which produces MRAWKTLEAREVHAAYGGEDVVDGLDLTVRSGDFIGILGPNGSGKTSFLRALSRALRPREGMVLLGGEDIYSLPAKSVARDLAMVPQEANVSFAFTALEVVLMGRNPHLGRLQGVGPRDLEAARLAMERANVWHLADRPVTELSGGERQRVVIAQALAQETGLLLLDEPTQHLDINHQLSLLALLAAMCEEGLAVIMVMHDVNLASQYCRELIILRRGREFARGTPAEVLTPANLREVFGVEAIVTRHAVTEKPHVIFLPVSEGARFTGPRVHLVCGGASGASLMRELLEAGCYVSAGVLNLGDGDEEVGRALGLRLVTEAPFSRISQEAHAANLEAMREADAVVVTDLHVGPGNLVNLEAALQALLWGKKVFLYSPTPIAERDHTGGAASRAYRRLVEEGAVELRDRGALAEALMRVESDPIGGAGAGRGASDGEKDGGEGE
- a CDS encoding amidohydrolase, yielding MIIDCHMHYDAEMFPAERMLAAMDRHGIDRTALIATMVEPFTLRNRVKRLSNAFLRYNLLYLNPLGRFMYHAFLIDSKGYFHILWDKYRIIERPDNAEVAAVVEKYPDRFYGWVFVNPAADGDPVREIERWMERPGMVGVKAHPFWHRYAVEKLDPVAEWCRDNGRPLLVHLGSRKGSGDYRRLPERYRGVRIVYAHAGIPYYRELWAYIRDREGLFVDLSSPYLDRNLVRKAVDFLGAEKCLYGTDGPYGEQRPGEDYDYGWIKGRIESLPLSEREREMIFHANFEAVCGLG
- a CDS encoding threonine-phosphate decarboxylase; protein product: MKYPAHGGDLRWAADRYGLRPEEFLDFSANVNPLGTPRGALEAARRALRGLPAYPEPQAESLRAELAGFLGKDPSLLTLGNGSTELIHNLARALAPRRVLVVAPAFTEYARAAELAGARVAHHLLSPADGFRLRAEELAREAARADAVFFCNPASPTGALYRRDELLPLLEACRRMGVFLAVDESFMGFCAQEEAAECSLLEMAGGEGLAVFSTFTKLYALAGLRGPGWLAGPRGLVAGLEESGIPWRVNAVAAAAARACLADAGYLRRTREAVRRWRDELSVKLEKTGIFQVFPSHANYLLLRARAGAAAAGELVERLGRRGILVRPCGDFAGLDGSFLRVAVRRPGDNRRLLDALRETSP
- the tilS gene encoding tRNA lysidine(34) synthetase TilS, with product MRWEKERFAVIHRVSMTLRRWSMLRPGDRVVVAVSGGADSLVLLDVLNELAPLEGVTLTVLHVDHGLRPRSGEEAAFVEEVAARYRLPFHAEKVDVPARESGMSPEEAAREARYRAFAREMERTGAQGLATGHTADDRVETVLLRLFAGAGPGGLGGIPPRRDRYIRPLIEVWRREIEAYVPFLPFTPLQDPTNRDLAVPRNYVRHVLLPFLEERYPAVRRVLLREAEALREVGELLEGLAVEAEGELLVESRQGVEVALEPLLSLHPAVRRQVLARLLRRAGVEPDCHIMENITELAGAAGGCASLDVGGDKVLRREYGRLVLADREVTEPATGGTAPGELLVTGEGRYPLPEEGAELHLTVRPRSGPPRLPGREERLTAVLDADLLSFPLKVRCVRPGDRFHPLGAPGMRKLQDFLVDCKVPRGARGRVRVLECGRGIAWVIGHRIDDRFKVTGDTRRLAVIRIEAASK